A window of the Thunnus albacares chromosome 15, fThuAlb1.1, whole genome shotgun sequence genome harbors these coding sequences:
- the foxa1 gene encoding hepatocyte nuclear factor 3-alpha — protein MLGAVKMEGHEAPDWSGYYSEEVYSPMAGSGMGSGLGMGSMSGYMSSSGTTSGSFNMSYGGTGLSPAPVAGMGGSAPAAMSGLGGGVASMGGALSPSGMSSVSAQQASMGLNPYGGMSPAMSPGMAYGGGGLNRSRDNKAFRRSYPHAKPPYSYISLITMAIQQAPSKMLTLSEIYQWIMDLFPYYRQNQQRWQNSIRHSLSFNDCFVKVSRSPDKPGKGSYWTLHPDSGNMFENGCYLRRQKRFKCEKKMTTKSDSRKEGGGGGGAASPSGDSIKPPGLLDSSSLPSSSQAASPPGLDLRGASGAADLKVSGSQLLSSLSLPPHSMAHESQLHIKGDPHYSFNHPFSINNLMSSSEQQHKLDLKAYEALQYSSYSTGGASGLGGRTMEPLEASYYQGVYPRPLLNTS, from the exons ATGCTGGGCGCGGTGAAGATGGAAGGGCACGAGGCTCCGGACTGGAGCGGATACTACAGCGAGGAG GTGTACTCTCCGATGGCGGGCAGTGGGATGGGTTCTGGTCTCGGGATGGGCTCTATGTCGGGCTACATGTCTAGCAGTGGGACCACATCGGGATCCTTCAACATGTCGTACGGCGGCACTGGCCTAAGCCCTGCCCCCGTGGCAGGGATGGGTGGCTCCGCTCCAGCAGCCATGTCCGGCCTCGGcgggggcgtggcttcgatgGGCGGGGCACTGAGCCCATCCGGGATGAGCTCGGTGTCGGCCCAGCAGGCCTCGATGGGTCTGAACCCATATGGTGGTATGAGTCCTGCCATGAGCCCTGGCATGGCATATGGCGGTGGCGGGCTGAACCGGAGCCGTGACAACAAGGCGTTCAGACGGAGCTACCCGCACGCCAAGCCGCCGTATTCTTACATCTCACTCATCACAATGGCGATCCAGCAGGCCCCGAGCAAGATGCTGACGCTGAGTGAGATCTACCAGTGGATCATGGACCTGTTCCCATACTACCGGCAGAACCAGCAGCGCTGGCAGAACTCCATCCGGCACTCACTTTCCTTCAACGACTGCTTTGTCAAAGTGTCGCGTTCACCTGACAAGCCGGGAAAAGGCTCGTACTGGACCCTGCACCCAGACTCGGGGAACATGTTTGAGAACGGCTGCTACCTGCGGCGCCAGAAGAGGTTCAAATGTGAGAAGAAGATGACGACGAAGTCTGACAGCAGGAAggagggtggaggtggagggggggcaGCGTCTCCTTCTGGGGACTCCATCAAACCTCCAGGACTCCTGGACTCCTCTTCCCTGCCCTCCTCCAGCCAGGCAGCCTCGCCCCCCGGCCTGGACCTGCGGGGGGCCAGTGGGGCGGCGGACCTGAAAGTGTCTGGCTCCCAACTCCTGTCCTCCCTGTCGCTACCCCCCCACTCCATGGCGCACGAGTCCCAGCTCCACATCAAAGGAGACCCCCACTACTCCTTCAACCACCCGTTCTCCATCAATAACTTAATGTCGtcttcagagcagcagcacaaactGGACCTGAAGGCCTACGAGGCCCTGCAGTACTCGTCCTACAGCACTGGGGGGGCATCCGGCCTCGGTGGGCGGACCATGGAGCCTCTGGAGGCCTCATACTACCAAGGAGTGTATCCCAGACCGCTGCTCAACACCTCATAG